A single Prevotella sp. E15-22 DNA region contains:
- a CDS encoding amidohydrolase family protein, with translation MEKLIIDAHSHLWLRQDTVVDGQPIRTLENGRSLFFGEEVQMLPPFMIDGKNTAEVFLSNMNYAQVAGAVVVQEVIDGCQNDYLTQVQKQYPNRFFCMGMAWTKDEAQAVIDAGLKGIAFPGHRMHEPLQTLMPIFKLMEEKGMVLSMCLGDNEKQIAQMAEVIQECPNLKVAIGHFGMVTTPSFKSQVLLARQSKNVMIESGGITWLYNAEFYPYPSAIRSIREAADWVGMDRLMWGSDYPRTITAITYKMSYDFVEKSNELTAEEKALFLGKNAQQFYGFHDLPSLPYVKNMSE, from the coding sequence ATGGAAAAACTTATCATCGATGCCCACTCGCATCTCTGGCTTCGCCAGGATACCGTCGTCGACGGCCAACCCATTCGTACCCTTGAAAACGGTCGCAGTCTCTTCTTTGGTGAGGAGGTGCAGATGTTACCTCCGTTTATGATTGACGGCAAGAACACGGCCGAGGTGTTTCTCTCGAACATGAACTATGCCCAAGTGGCAGGTGCCGTGGTGGTGCAGGAGGTCATCGACGGCTGTCAGAACGACTATCTGACACAGGTGCAGAAGCAATACCCCAACCGTTTCTTCTGCATGGGTATGGCCTGGACCAAGGACGAGGCGCAGGCCGTCATCGATGCAGGTCTGAAAGGCATTGCCTTCCCTGGCCATCGCATGCACGAACCACTGCAGACGCTGATGCCCATCTTCAAGTTGATGGAGGAAAAGGGCATGGTGCTCTCGATGTGCTTGGGCGATAACGAAAAGCAGATAGCCCAGATGGCAGAGGTTATCCAGGAGTGCCCCAACCTGAAGGTGGCTATCGGACATTTCGGCATGGTGACCACCCCATCGTTCAAGAGTCAGGTGCTACTGGCTCGCCAGAGTAAGAACGTAATGATTGAGAGTGGTGGCATCACCTGGCTCTATAACGCTGAGTTCTACCCCTACCCCTCAGCCATCCGCAGCATTCGTGAGGCTGCCGATTGGGTGGGCATGGACCGTCTGATGTGGGGTTCCGACTATCCACGCACCATCACCGCCATCACCTATAAGATGTCGTACGACTTCGTGGAGAAGAGTAATGAACTCACAGCAGAAGAGAAGGCTCTATTCTTGGGCAAGAACGCCCAGCAGTTCTATGGTTTCCACGACCTGCCCTCACTGCCCTACGTCAAAAACATGTCGGAATAA
- a CDS encoding radical SAM protein, protein MSTIIYPSPIFGPVHSRRLGISLGINLLPADGKVCSFDCIYCECGFNEDHRPKKPMPTREEVAKKLEEKLQQMKAEGQLPDVLTFAGNGEPTCHPHFAEIIDDTIRLRNQYCPQAKVSVLSNSTMIHRQQVHDALMRVDNNILKLDTVDPIYINKVDHPAGTYDVNVIIERMKAFNGHIIIQTMFMRGECKGESVDNTSEAFVAPWLKAVEAIKPQQVMVYTIDRETPAQGLLKATHEQLDGIRDRVIALGIPCSASY, encoded by the coding sequence ATGTCAACAATTATCTATCCATCGCCCATCTTTGGGCCCGTACATAGTCGCCGTTTAGGCATCTCCCTCGGCATCAACCTGTTACCTGCCGATGGTAAGGTTTGTTCCTTCGACTGCATCTATTGTGAATGCGGTTTCAACGAGGACCATCGCCCCAAGAAACCGATGCCCACACGCGAGGAGGTGGCCAAGAAGTTGGAAGAGAAACTGCAGCAGATGAAAGCCGAGGGTCAGTTGCCCGATGTACTCACGTTTGCCGGCAATGGCGAGCCCACATGTCATCCACATTTTGCCGAGATTATCGACGACACCATCCGTCTGCGCAACCAGTATTGTCCGCAGGCCAAGGTATCCGTTCTCAGCAACTCCACGATGATTCACCGTCAGCAAGTGCACGATGCTTTGATGCGCGTGGACAACAACATCCTGAAACTCGACACCGTGGATCCTATATATATAAATAAGGTGGACCACCCTGCAGGCACCTATGATGTCAACGTCATCATCGAACGCATGAAAGCCTTCAACGGACACATCATCATTCAGACCATGTTTATGCGTGGCGAGTGCAAGGGCGAGAGTGTCGACAATACCAGCGAGGCCTTCGTTGCACCTTGGCTGAAGGCCGTCGAAGCCATCAAGCCTCAGCAGGTGATGGTCTATACCATTGACCGCGAGACGCCAGCACAGGGTCTGTTGAAGGCCACCCACGAGCAGCTCGATGGTATTCGCGACCGCGTTATCGCCTTGGGCATCCCCTGCTCAGCCAGTTACTAA
- the rpsO gene encoding 30S ribosomal protein S15, producing the protein MYLNQAKKVEIFTEFGKGATDTGSAESQIALFTYRIKHLTEHLKKNHKDNATARSLTKMVGRRRKLLKYLYVNDINRYRAIVKALGLRK; encoded by the coding sequence ATGTATCTCAATCAAGCAAAGAAGGTAGAGATCTTCACTGAGTTTGGCAAGGGTGCTACTGATACTGGTAGCGCAGAGAGCCAGATCGCACTGTTCACCTATCGTATCAAGCACCTGACGGAGCACCTGAAGAAGAATCACAAGGACAATGCTACCGCTCGTTCTCTGACCAAGATGGTAGGTCGTCGTCGTAAGTTGCTGAAGTATCTCTACGTAAACGATATCAATCGTTATCGTGCTATCGTGAAGGCTCTGGGTCTGCGTAAGTAA
- the folK gene encoding 2-amino-4-hydroxy-6-hydroxymethyldihydropteridine diphosphokinase translates to MKVDSLHQVYLGLGSNLGDKEENIRKAINLINEQIGTVVRQSALFYSEPWGFESENQFVNAAICISTTLTPHEVLKANQRIEKQLGKTEEHATDRGLQTSDNSHQPSAITYHDRPIDIDILLYDDLHIDEPELKIPHPLMQMRDFVMIPLREIWITYADPEPSR, encoded by the coding sequence TTGAAAGTTGATAGCTTGCATCAGGTGTATCTGGGACTTGGCTCTAATCTGGGAGACAAGGAAGAGAACATACGCAAAGCCATCAACCTGATAAACGAGCAGATTGGCACCGTGGTGCGCCAGTCTGCTCTTTTTTATTCCGAACCCTGGGGCTTTGAGTCTGAAAATCAGTTCGTCAATGCCGCCATCTGCATCAGCACCACCCTCACACCTCATGAGGTATTAAAGGCCAACCAGCGCATTGAGAAGCAACTGGGCAAGACCGAGGAGCATGCTACCGATCGCGGACTCCAGACATCAGACAACAGCCATCAGCCATCAGCCATCACTTACCACGACCGTCCTATCGATATCGACATTCTGCTCTACGACGATCTGCATATTGACGAGCCGGAACTAAAAATCCCCCATCCGCTGATGCAGATGAGGGACTTTGTGATGATTCCTCTTCGTGAAATCTGGATTACTTACGCAGACCCAGAGCCTTCACGATAG
- the queA gene encoding tRNA preQ1(34) S-adenosylmethionine ribosyltransferase-isomerase QueA, with the protein MKLSQFKFKLPEDLVALYPPHRTFENEDGTVDRVYNRDQCKLMVVHRKSQKIEIFKKDAEGNDTEEYMTFRNLVDYFDEGDTFIFNDTKVFPARLYGTKEKTDAKIEVFLLRELNEELRLWDVLVEPARKIRIGNKLFFDGDGPMVAEVIDNTTSRGRTLRFLYDCPHDEFKRELFALGSAPLPRYIVDRRDAEPDDMEQFQTIFAKNEGAVTAPATGLHFSRELMKMMEIRGYQNAYITIHCSLGSFDPIEVEDLTKHKMNSEQIIIPEEACKMVNEAKQAGHRICAVGISTIRATESAVGTDGMLKEFDGWTNKFIFPPYEFGLANAAITNFYHPESTMMMATAAFAGYELTIEAYKLALKHKFKFGCYGDAMLIVDD; encoded by the coding sequence ATGAAACTATCGCAATTCAAATTCAAACTCCCCGAGGACCTGGTAGCCCTCTATCCACCTCATCGTACTTTCGAGAACGAGGACGGCACCGTTGACCGCGTATACAACCGCGACCAGTGCAAGCTTATGGTGGTTCACCGCAAGAGTCAGAAGATTGAGATCTTCAAAAAGGACGCTGAGGGCAACGACACGGAGGAGTACATGACTTTCCGTAATCTAGTTGACTACTTTGATGAAGGAGACACCTTCATCTTTAACGACACCAAGGTATTCCCCGCACGCCTCTATGGCACCAAGGAGAAGACCGACGCGAAGATTGAGGTATTCCTGCTGCGCGAGCTCAACGAGGAGTTGCGCCTGTGGGATGTACTGGTAGAGCCTGCCCGCAAGATTCGTATCGGCAACAAACTATTCTTCGACGGCGATGGACCTATGGTGGCCGAGGTCATTGACAACACAACGTCGCGTGGTCGCACGCTGCGTTTCCTCTACGACTGCCCTCACGATGAGTTCAAGCGCGAACTCTTCGCACTGGGTTCAGCTCCCCTGCCCCGTTATATCGTTGACCGCCGCGATGCTGAGCCTGACGACATGGAGCAGTTCCAGACCATCTTCGCCAAGAACGAGGGTGCCGTTACAGCCCCTGCCACTGGTTTGCACTTCAGTCGCGAGCTGATGAAGATGATGGAGATCCGTGGTTATCAGAACGCCTATATCACCATTCACTGCAGTCTGGGCTCTTTCGATCCTATCGAGGTGGAAGACCTGACAAAGCACAAGATGAACTCTGAGCAAATCATCATTCCTGAGGAGGCATGCAAGATGGTGAACGAGGCTAAGCAGGCTGGTCACAGAATCTGTGCTGTGGGTATCAGCACCATCCGCGCCACCGAGAGCGCCGTAGGTACCGATGGTATGCTGAAGGAGTTTGACGGATGGACCAACAAGTTCATCTTCCCTCCCTACGAGTTTGGTCTGGCCAATGCCGCCATCACCAACTTCTATCATCCTGAGTCAACCATGATGATGGCAACGGCTGCCTTTGCCGGCTATGAACTGACCATCGAGGCCTATAAGTTGGCCCTGAAACATAAGTTCAAGTTTGGCTGCTATGGCGATGCCATGCTGATTGTGGACGATTGA
- the truB gene encoding tRNA pseudouridine(55) synthase TruB, producing the protein MNFHEGEFIYINKPYRMSSFGALAYVRTRLSKALRVKRLKTGHAGTLDPLATGVLILCTGKATKRIESLQYASKEYTATLQLGATTPSYDMEHTVNMTYPTRHVTRELIEQTLPKFLGEIQQVPPEYSACSIGGDRAYKLARRGEKVELKPKTLRIDEIELTNFDPTTMQMSIRVVCGKGTYIRALARDIGEALGSGAFLTALCRTRLGDVRIEDCLTLDEFPEWLSKQEIES; encoded by the coding sequence ATGAACTTTCACGAAGGAGAATTTATATACATCAACAAGCCCTATCGGATGTCATCATTCGGTGCGCTGGCCTATGTCCGCACCCGTCTGTCGAAAGCACTTCGCGTCAAGCGACTGAAGACTGGACACGCAGGTACACTCGACCCGCTGGCCACAGGTGTGCTGATCCTCTGCACAGGTAAGGCCACCAAGCGCATTGAATCGCTGCAATATGCCTCGAAGGAATATACCGCCACCCTGCAACTGGGCGCCACAACACCCAGCTACGATATGGAGCACACGGTGAACATGACCTATCCCACACGCCACGTCACGCGTGAGTTGATAGAGCAAACCCTGCCTAAGTTCCTGGGCGAGATACAGCAGGTGCCACCCGAATATTCGGCCTGCAGCATTGGGGGCGACCGCGCCTACAAGTTGGCTCGCAGAGGCGAGAAGGTGGAACTGAAACCCAAGACGCTGCGCATCGACGAGATAGAGTTGACCAACTTCGACCCCACCACCATGCAAATGAGCATTCGTGTGGTTTGCGGCAAGGGCACTTATATCCGCGCTTTGGCTCGCGACATTGGCGAAGCCCTGGGAAGTGGAGCTTTCCTCACCGCCCTCTGCAGGACACGCCTGGGCGATGTGCGCATAGAAGATTGCCTGACGCTGGACGAGTTTCCAGAATGGCTCAGCAAACAAGAAATAGAATCCTAA
- a CDS encoding undecaprenyl-diphosphate phosphatase: MDWLQALILGIIQGLTEYLPVSSSGHLEIGNAILGVELEENLTFDVMLHVATVLSTLVILWSEIDWITRGLFKFQMNNETKYFLNIVVSMIPVGIVGVLFKDQIEALFTGNLLLVGCCLMVTATLLIFTYFAKPRQKENISWKDAFIIGIAQAIAVLPGVSRSGSTIATGLLLGSKKEKLAQFSFLMVIPPILGQALLSVMKFVKGEEAFGGVDALPMAVGFIAAFISGCFACKWMINIVKKGKLVYFGIYCAIVGLIAITYSLLS, translated from the coding sequence ATGGATTGGTTACAAGCATTGATCCTGGGCATCATCCAGGGATTAACAGAATATCTGCCTGTGAGCAGCAGCGGTCACCTGGAGATTGGCAATGCCATCCTGGGGGTGGAATTGGAAGAGAACCTGACCTTTGACGTGATGCTGCACGTGGCTACCGTGCTGTCAACGCTGGTCATCCTGTGGAGCGAGATCGACTGGATCACCAGAGGACTGTTTAAGTTTCAGATGAACAACGAGACGAAGTACTTCCTCAACATCGTGGTATCCATGATTCCCGTGGGTATCGTTGGCGTGCTGTTCAAAGACCAGATTGAGGCGCTCTTCACAGGCAACCTGCTGCTGGTGGGCTGCTGTCTGATGGTGACAGCCACCCTACTCATCTTTACCTATTTCGCCAAGCCACGCCAGAAGGAGAACATCTCATGGAAAGACGCCTTCATCATCGGCATTGCTCAGGCCATCGCTGTATTGCCTGGTGTATCACGCTCGGGCAGCACCATTGCAACGGGTCTTCTGCTGGGAAGCAAGAAAGAGAAACTGGCTCAGTTCTCGTTCCTCATGGTCATCCCTCCCATTCTGGGACAGGCTTTACTGTCTGTCATGAAGTTCGTGAAGGGAGAAGAGGCCTTTGGCGGTGTTGACGCCCTGCCCATGGCAGTTGGTTTCATTGCCGCCTTCATCAGCGGCTGTTTTGCCTGCAAATGGATGATTAACATCGTGAAGAAGGGCAAGCTCGTTTATTTCGGCATCTACTGCGCTATCGTGGGTCTGATTGCCATCACCTATAGCCTGCTCAGTTAA
- a CDS encoding DUF3098 domain-containing protein, protein MDKNNFAFGRTNFILLAIGMAIVVIGFILMAGGGSSQEAYNPEIFSARRIKVAPLVCLFGFVSMIYAVVHKSK, encoded by the coding sequence ATGGACAAGAATAATTTTGCATTCGGAAGAACAAACTTCATCCTGTTGGCAATAGGCATGGCCATCGTTGTCATCGGATTTATACTCATGGCCGGCGGCGGTTCTAGTCAGGAAGCCTACAACCCTGAGATTTTCAGTGCCCGTCGTATCAAAGTGGCTCCACTGGTGTGCCTCTTTGGCTTCGTTTCAATGATCTATGCCGTTGTGCACAAAAGTAAGTAA
- a CDS encoding ABC transporter permease, producing MNKRRHRLQMVTLCISATMVLVLLGLVVLSVLTANNLQKSLRENIEISVILGDTVSVKDGTVLGSYIKTKPYAREVVYISSEEALKTAKSEMGIDPTEFAGCNPFSAELTVKLEADYANTDSLQKIADTLRKNNKVVDVAYTKDEIEGMNRILEPISIALLILSALLIFICYTLISNSVQLSIYSRRFIIHTMKLVGASWGFIRKPFLKQAIIVGLISATLTCILLGAIIYGLLPYMPHVQEIMTWHELAFTAACVFIFGFVIMVLCTYLSVNKFLRMTAGELYKI from the coding sequence ATGAATAAGCGCAGACACCGTCTGCAAATGGTGACACTCTGCATCAGTGCAACGATGGTTCTGGTATTATTAGGCTTGGTGGTCCTCTCTGTGCTCACTGCCAACAACCTCCAGAAAAGCCTGCGTGAGAACATTGAGATAAGTGTGATTTTGGGCGACACGGTGTCTGTAAAAGATGGAACCGTACTGGGTTCGTATATCAAGACAAAACCCTATGCCCGCGAAGTGGTTTACATCAGTAGCGAAGAGGCACTGAAGACTGCCAAGAGCGAGATGGGCATCGACCCCACCGAGTTTGCGGGATGCAACCCCTTCTCGGCTGAGCTGACCGTAAAGTTGGAAGCTGACTATGCCAACACCGACTCGCTGCAGAAGATTGCCGACACACTGCGCAAGAACAACAAGGTGGTTGATGTGGCTTACACAAAGGACGAGATAGAGGGCATGAACCGCATACTGGAGCCCATCAGCATCGCGCTGCTTATCCTTTCGGCCCTGCTCATCTTCATCTGCTACACACTAATCAGCAACTCGGTGCAGCTGAGCATCTACTCTCGACGTTTCATCATCCACACCATGAAGTTGGTTGGTGCCTCATGGGGATTCATCCGTAAACCTTTCCTCAAGCAGGCCATCATCGTGGGACTGATATCGGCAACGCTGACCTGCATTCTGCTGGGGGCTATCATCTACGGACTACTGCCCTACATGCCGCACGTTCAGGAGATTATGACATGGCACGAGCTGGCGTTCACTGCCGCCTGTGTCTTCATCTTCGGCTTTGTGATTATGGTGCTGTGCACCTACCTTTCGGTGAACAAATTCCTGCGCATGACAGCAGGTGAACTGTATAAGATTTAA
- a CDS encoding IMP cyclohydrolase produces MAEVRKIKTALISVFHKDGLDELLKKLNEEGVRFLSTGGTQKFIEEQGYECQKVEDVTTYPSILGGRVKTLHPKVFGGILGRRDNEGDREQMAQYEIPEIDLVIVDLYPFEQTVASGANEADIIEKIDIGGISLIRAGAKNFKDVVIVPSKAEYSVLLDILNKKGAQTDIEDRKMFAARAFGVSSHYDTAIHSWFTK; encoded by the coding sequence ATGGCTGAAGTTAGAAAGATCAAAACAGCATTGATTTCGGTGTTCCACAAAGATGGGTTGGACGAGTTGTTGAAGAAGCTTAATGAGGAGGGCGTTCGCTTCCTGTCTACAGGTGGTACGCAGAAGTTCATTGAGGAGCAAGGCTATGAGTGTCAGAAGGTTGAGGATGTAACGACCTATCCGTCTATCCTGGGTGGTCGTGTGAAGACACTGCATCCTAAAGTGTTCGGAGGAATCCTGGGTCGTCGCGATAATGAGGGCGACCGCGAGCAGATGGCTCAGTACGAGATTCCTGAGATCGACCTGGTTATCGTTGACCTTTATCCCTTTGAGCAGACTGTTGCCAGTGGTGCTAACGAGGCTGATATCATTGAGAAGATTGATATTGGCGGTATTTCTCTGATTCGTGCTGGTGCTAAGAACTTCAAGGACGTGGTTATCGTTCCTTCGAAGGCAGAGTACAGTGTGCTGCTTGATATTCTGAACAAGAAGGGTGCTCAGACCGATATTGAGGACCGTAAGATGTTCGCAGCCCGTGCCTTTGGTGTCAGCAGTCATTATGATACTGCTATTCACAGTTGGTTTACAAAATAA
- a CDS encoding rod shape-determining protein: MGFFSFRQELAMDLGTANTIIISDDKIVVDEPSVVALDRRTDKMIAVGQQAKMMYEKTHDNIRTIRPLRDGVIADFSACEQMMRGLIKMVHTGRHFFSPSLRMVIGVPSGSTEVELRAVRDSAEHADGRDVYLIFEPMAAAIGIGVDVEAPEGNMIVDIGGGSTEIAVISLGGIVSNNSIRTAGDDLTADIQEYMSRQHNVKVSERMAERIKIAVGSALTDLGDEAPEDYIVHGPNRITALPMEVPVCYQEIAHCLDKTIAKIENAVLSALENTPPELYADIVRNGIYLSGGGALLRGLDKRLEDKINIPFHVPEDPLHSVAKGAGIALKNVDRFSFLMR, translated from the coding sequence ATGGGATTTTTTAGTTTCAGACAAGAGCTGGCCATGGACCTTGGCACAGCAAACACGATTATCATCAGTGATGACAAGATCGTGGTAGACGAGCCTTCGGTCGTTGCACTCGACCGTCGTACGGACAAGATGATTGCCGTGGGACAACAGGCCAAGATGATGTATGAAAAGACACACGACAATATTCGCACTATCCGTCCTTTGCGCGATGGTGTGATTGCTGACTTCTCGGCCTGCGAACAGATGATGCGCGGCCTGATTAAGATGGTTCACACGGGCCGTCACTTCTTCTCGCCTTCACTGCGCATGGTGATTGGCGTACCCAGCGGTTCTACCGAGGTGGAGCTTCGTGCTGTGCGCGACTCAGCCGAGCATGCTGATGGACGTGATGTCTATCTGATTTTCGAGCCTATGGCTGCTGCCATTGGTATTGGCGTCGATGTTGAGGCCCCAGAGGGTAACATGATTGTTGATATCGGTGGTGGTTCAACTGAGATTGCCGTTATCTCGTTGGGTGGTATCGTGTCGAACAACTCTATCCGTACGGCTGGTGACGACCTTACCGCTGATATCCAGGAGTATATGTCTCGCCAGCACAATGTCAAGGTGTCTGAGCGTATGGCCGAGCGTATCAAGATTGCTGTGGGTTCGGCTCTGACCGACCTGGGCGACGAGGCCCCTGAGGACTATATCGTTCATGGTCCTAACCGTATCACGGCGCTGCCCATGGAGGTGCCCGTATGCTATCAGGAGATAGCTCATTGTCTGGACAAGACCATTGCAAAGATTGAGAACGCCGTGCTTTCTGCACTCGAGAATACGCCTCCTGAGTTGTATGCCGACATCGTTCGCAACGGTATCTACCTGAGTGGTGGCGGCGCTCTGCTGCGTGGCCTCGACAAGCGTCTCGAAGACAAGATCAACATTCCTTTCCATGTGCCCGAAGACCCCTTGCACTCAGTAGCCAAGGGCGCAGGCATCGCTTTGAAGAACGTTGATCGTTTCTCATTCCTGATGAGATAG
- the mreC gene encoding rod shape-determining protein MreC, which yields MHNLLAFLTKYYHWFIFLLLEVASGVMLFRYNSYQGSVWISSANAVVGKVYEWQAGLEQYFSLVDQNAALTHRNLVLEQQLKAYKESAADAHEDSVQSLQTMMGNLGKYSFVQAKVVSNSIDKTDNLITIDRGTEDGVEVDMGVACGTGIVGVVYMTSAHYSIVIPVLNKWSRISCAIRNKGYFGYVTWDGVNPVVAYVDDIPRHAKFKVGEWVETSGYSSIFPKGILIGKIMEISDSPDGLSYRLKINLSTDFSRLRDVCVITEKDFADRRRLHEAALDSMALQRSRN from the coding sequence ATGCACAATCTGCTGGCATTTCTCACCAAGTACTACCACTGGTTCATCTTCCTTTTGCTGGAAGTGGCCAGTGGTGTGATGCTGTTTAGATACAACAGCTATCAGGGCAGCGTGTGGATTTCGTCGGCTAATGCGGTTGTGGGAAAGGTCTATGAATGGCAGGCTGGTCTTGAGCAGTACTTTTCGTTGGTCGACCAGAATGCTGCGCTGACACATCGAAATCTTGTTCTAGAGCAGCAGCTGAAGGCCTATAAAGAGTCTGCGGCCGATGCACACGAGGATTCTGTGCAGTCGCTTCAGACCATGATGGGCAACCTTGGCAAATATAGCTTTGTGCAGGCTAAGGTGGTCTCAAACTCTATTGATAAGACAGATAATCTGATCACCATCGACCGTGGTACGGAGGATGGTGTCGAGGTGGACATGGGCGTGGCCTGTGGCACTGGAATAGTGGGCGTTGTCTATATGACCAGCGCCCACTATTCTATTGTTATACCTGTGCTCAACAAATGGTCGCGCATCAGTTGCGCCATCCGTAACAAAGGCTATTTCGGCTATGTCACATGGGATGGTGTCAACCCTGTTGTCGCCTATGTCGATGACATACCCCGTCATGCCAAGTTCAAGGTGGGCGAGTGGGTCGAGACAAGTGGCTATTCGTCCATATTCCCCAAGGGCATCCTGATTGGTAAGATTATGGAAATCTCCGATTCGCCCGATGGCCTGTCGTACAGACTCAAGATAAATCTGTCTACCGATTTCTCACGGTTGCGTGATGTGTGTGTGATAACAGAAAAGGATTTTGCCGACCGAAGAAGACTGCACGAGGCAGCCCTCGATTCGATGGCATTGCAAAGAAGTAGGAACTAA
- the mreD gene encoding rod shape-determining protein MreD has product MLFDFLRRLTVMIVLCLAQVLVLNRIQLFHCATPLLYAYFAIIFPRNYPKWAILLWCFSLGVIVDAFSNTPGMAAASMTLIGALQPYLLELFLPRDVDDHMKASAAAMGMGNFMSLATLMILIYCVVFFTIDLFSFFNGLYWLGCVVGSTLLTLILVFTVENIRK; this is encoded by the coding sequence ATGTTATTTGATTTTCTTCGACGACTGACAGTGATGATTGTGCTCTGTCTGGCACAGGTGCTGGTGCTCAACCGCATCCAGCTGTTTCATTGTGCCACGCCGTTGTTGTATGCTTACTTCGCCATTATCTTCCCTCGCAACTATCCCAAGTGGGCCATCCTGTTGTGGTGTTTCTCATTGGGCGTTATTGTTGATGCCTTCTCAAACACGCCTGGCATGGCTGCTGCTTCCATGACGTTGATAGGTGCCTTGCAACCCTATCTGCTGGAGCTGTTCCTGCCGCGCGATGTCGACGACCATATGAAGGCCTCGGCTGCGGCCATGGGTATGGGTAATTTTATGTCGCTGGCCACACTCATGATCCTTATTTATTGTGTGGTATTCTTCACCATTGATCTCTTCAGCTTCTTTAATGGTCTCTATTGGCTGGGGTGTGTCGTGGGCAGCACCCTGCTAACACTTATCCTTGTCTTTACGGTTGAAAACATTAGAAAGTAG